A window of Pedobacter lusitanus contains these coding sequences:
- a CDS encoding non-ribosomal peptide synthetase produces the protein MEGFHISPVQKRTWVLNKLGYYFNNLIYINIKKELLEDDLHEAISKLVERHEILRTNFKILNYSLYPLQVIDPPATPSIAFVDLTRLSAGDQGDKLKEIFGKVQDYKSQFKEEHILTAILCKLREDEYKLILSLPTLSSDSYSMTQFVKQLTELYTDLDNEDLSEEENYQFHQFSEWHNELLDEPEEEAKEFWSKQNFLPYMDFHLPFELPEPQKKQCQLALLSIKAEPVLFDALKKFSNRYEIPVATLVLSCWNILLWQYLNKPADLVIGKIEEGRHYDFFLNIGGPLSKTLPVHIQIDGKKNIPELCAQIQSVLDEVVSWQDNFNLELPEESILLKNFPYFSAGFEHINYQKSPGDGFTIESIYSNNDLFKLKLTSLESEEDIQFDLSFLVDFFGTESIQCIQNQLLNLISGVLNNPDKEIQTLSTPSLAEVKLIGNSNETSADSTGYHSIIESFEEQASLRPDHIALVCEGVSLTYRELNEKANQVAARLIELYGITEGDIIPVWLTRSAELITAILGILKTRAAFLPLDSNTPVERINLILEEVKPKVVFVGQKEDKLISAAVQVEISAEWYNTASTGNLHRKPEVNDAAYVIYTSGSTGKPKGVVINHSSLTNYAEWFKTTFKINSTDSTLLFSSVAFDLCYTSLWSSLISGSSLYLLQESNPLDPAALTRSLVENKITYIKLTPSHFNMIVNTDFEELVKQYNLRLVVIGGEQIRVSDLEKYFGYRKDVQFVNHYGPTETTVGCIYKSLKYEDLEQFRSRTVIGRPISNTRIYILNEFNQRVPVGVTGEICVAGSGLAAGYLNNKELTAAKFIINPLESGNLLYQTGDLGRWTAEGEIEFLGRKDSQVKIRGYRIEPGEIESILRQHVKVLNSAVIVTEDIFGDKELVGYVESKDKIEEQELQKYLRIRLPEYMIPPHIFVLNELPLTPNGKVNRKALPSKEEFALAVNVDYEGPRNQVEEQLTAIWQEVLGIEKIGIRDHFFQIGGHSLKATRVMSRIHKELKSKIELRNIFNYPTIAELSAIIKTTENNNYEYITPLGRQPHYDLSHAQKRLWLSAQFDGRQSVYNMPGAYVFDGRINIEAFEKAFHTLIRRHEILRTTFITAEGEPKQKVHEAEDFNFKIDFKDIRGESDPDNLKLLIDAEAIAPFNFRADPLLRARFLQLEEEKYLFLFTMHHIITDGWSLEIMVNEILTLYDAFANAKDHTLPQLKIQYKDYAFWQNQLLCGDGVVKSKSYWNDKFSGELPVLNMATDFPRPEVRTTAGAIHQMIINEELTQALNKLSLEQEASLFMVLLSSVKALLFRYTDQTDIIIGTPIAGREHIDLENQIGLYLNSLPLRTGFKKNETFKSLLQLVKEVVLDAFTHQSYPFDKLIEDLNIERDTSRSPLFDVVVMFDNTELTGPTVKELAGIKVTPYESDNRINTIDIRIVFREANGIIDFSIDYNKDVFNSETIRTFMERIQILLENVVKNPDILLSDISLSPGNNLIQNEENSLDQVFNLNF, from the coding sequence ATGGAAGGCTTTCATATTTCACCTGTACAAAAAAGAACCTGGGTACTGAATAAGTTAGGTTATTATTTCAACAATCTGATTTATATCAATATCAAAAAAGAACTTCTGGAAGACGATCTTCATGAAGCGATCAGTAAACTTGTAGAGCGGCATGAAATTTTAAGAACAAATTTTAAGATTCTTAATTATTCTTTATACCCTCTTCAGGTAATTGATCCACCTGCAACTCCTTCCATTGCTTTTGTTGATCTGACCAGGCTTTCGGCCGGCGATCAGGGAGATAAGCTGAAGGAAATATTCGGAAAAGTGCAGGACTATAAATCACAGTTCAAAGAAGAACATATTCTGACGGCTATATTATGTAAACTCAGAGAAGATGAATATAAGCTTATACTAAGTTTGCCAACCCTCTCAAGTGATTCTTATTCAATGACTCAATTTGTAAAACAGCTTACAGAGCTTTATACAGATTTAGACAATGAAGATTTAAGTGAAGAGGAAAATTATCAGTTTCACCAGTTTTCGGAGTGGCACAATGAGCTTCTGGATGAACCGGAAGAAGAAGCAAAAGAGTTTTGGAGCAAACAAAACTTTCTTCCTTATATGGATTTTCATTTGCCTTTTGAGCTTCCTGAACCTCAGAAAAAACAGTGTCAGCTTGCTTTACTTTCCATAAAAGCAGAACCTGTACTGTTTGACGCATTAAAGAAATTTTCAAATCGGTATGAAATTCCGGTTGCTACGCTGGTATTGAGCTGCTGGAATATTTTATTGTGGCAGTATTTGAATAAACCGGCCGATTTAGTAATAGGTAAGATAGAAGAAGGGAGGCACTACGATTTTTTCTTAAATATAGGCGGACCGCTTTCCAAAACGCTTCCTGTACATATACAAATTGACGGAAAAAAGAACATCCCCGAACTTTGTGCTCAAATACAATCTGTGCTTGATGAAGTAGTCTCCTGGCAGGATAACTTCAATCTGGAGTTACCTGAGGAAAGTATCCTGCTGAAAAATTTCCCCTATTTCTCTGCAGGCTTTGAGCATATCAATTATCAAAAATCGCCTGGTGATGGCTTCACCATTGAATCCATATACAGTAACAACGATCTGTTTAAATTAAAGCTTACCAGTCTGGAATCAGAGGAAGATATTCAATTTGATCTGAGCTTTCTGGTTGATTTTTTCGGAACAGAATCCATACAGTGTATCCAAAACCAATTGCTGAATTTAATTTCCGGTGTACTGAACAATCCGGATAAGGAAATTCAAACGCTATCAACCCCATCTTTGGCTGAGGTTAAGCTGATCGGTAATAGCAATGAAACTTCAGCAGACTCTACAGGGTATCATTCTATAATAGAATCTTTTGAAGAACAGGCGTCTTTAAGACCGGATCATATTGCATTAGTCTGTGAAGGGGTTTCTTTAACTTATCGCGAATTAAATGAAAAGGCTAATCAGGTAGCTGCCAGACTAATTGAATTATATGGGATAACTGAAGGTGATATAATCCCGGTCTGGCTTACCAGATCAGCAGAGTTGATCACAGCTATTTTAGGGATTCTGAAAACCCGTGCGGCTTTTCTTCCCCTGGATAGTAATACTCCGGTAGAACGAATCAATCTGATCCTGGAAGAAGTAAAACCTAAGGTGGTTTTTGTCGGGCAAAAAGAGGACAAACTGATTTCAGCTGCAGTACAGGTGGAAATATCTGCTGAGTGGTACAACACAGCCAGTACCGGTAATCTCCATCGCAAACCGGAAGTAAATGATGCTGCCTATGTCATCTATACTTCGGGCTCTACAGGCAAACCGAAAGGTGTAGTGATCAATCATTCATCCTTAACTAATTATGCAGAATGGTTTAAGACTACTTTTAAAATTAACAGTACCGACAGCACTTTACTATTTTCTTCAGTTGCTTTTGATCTTTGTTATACCAGCTTGTGGTCATCGTTAATTTCTGGTAGCAGTTTATATCTTTTACAGGAAAGTAATCCGCTGGATCCTGCAGCATTAACAAGAAGTCTTGTTGAGAATAAGATCACCTATATTAAACTTACGCCGTCTCATTTCAATATGATTGTAAATACTGATTTTGAGGAATTGGTTAAGCAATATAATCTGAGACTTGTAGTAATCGGAGGGGAGCAGATCAGGGTATCAGATCTTGAAAAATATTTCGGGTACAGAAAAGATGTACAGTTTGTAAATCACTATGGCCCTACAGAAACAACTGTAGGCTGTATCTATAAATCACTGAAATATGAAGATCTGGAGCAATTCAGGTCCAGAACGGTTATCGGTCGTCCAATCAGCAATACCAGAATTTATATTCTTAATGAGTTTAACCAGAGGGTACCGGTAGGGGTAACAGGTGAAATTTGTGTTGCCGGATCAGGTTTAGCTGCAGGGTATCTGAACAATAAGGAATTAACTGCAGCAAAGTTCATCATCAATCCCCTGGAATCAGGAAATCTGCTCTATCAGACAGGTGATCTGGGAAGGTGGACTGCTGAGGGAGAAATAGAATTTCTGGGAAGAAAAGACAGCCAGGTAAAAATCAGAGGATATAGAATAGAACCTGGAGAGATTGAAAGTATACTCAGACAACATGTGAAGGTATTGAATTCGGCAGTTATCGTAACAGAAGATATTTTCGGTGACAAAGAACTGGTCGGTTATGTAGAAAGCAAAGACAAAATAGAAGAGCAGGAACTTCAGAAATACTTAAGGATAAGGCTTCCTGAATATATGATCCCACCTCATATCTTTGTCCTGAATGAGTTACCCTTAACCCCAAATGGTAAAGTAAACAGAAAGGCCCTGCCTTCTAAAGAAGAATTTGCCCTGGCAGTAAATGTAGACTATGAAGGCCCCAGAAACCAGGTAGAAGAACAATTGACTGCTATATGGCAGGAAGTATTAGGGATTGAAAAAATAGGTATAAGAGACCACTTTTTCCAGATAGGGGGACATTCTTTAAAAGCGACCCGTGTAATGTCACGCATTCACAAAGAGCTTAAATCAAAGATAGAACTGAGAAATATTTTCAACTATCCGACAATAGCCGAGTTATCTGCTATCATCAAAACTACTGAAAACAATAATTACGAATACATCACTCCGCTTGGCAGGCAGCCTCACTATGACCTGTCTCATGCTCAGAAAAGACTTTGGCTCTCTGCACAGTTTGATGGCAGACAAAGCGTTTATAATATGCCTGGAGCATATGTTTTTGATGGGAGGATAAATATTGAAGCTTTTGAAAAAGCCTTCCATACTTTAATCAGACGTCATGAAATATTAAGAACTACCTTCATCACCGCTGAGGGAGAGCCCAAACAGAAAGTGCATGAAGCTGAAGATTTCAATTTTAAAATAGACTTCAAAGATATAAGAGGGGAATCTGATCCGGATAATTTAAAGTTACTGATTGATGCTGAAGCTATAGCGCCTTTCAACTTCAGGGCAGATCCGTTATTAAGAGCAAGGTTTCTTCAGCTGGAAGAGGAAAAATATCTTTTTCTGTTTACTATGCATCATATCATTACGGATGGCTGGTCATTAGAAATCATGGTCAATGAAATACTAACGCTGTATGATGCCTTTGCCAATGCCAAAGATCATACTTTACCACAATTAAAAATTCAATATAAGGACTATGCTTTCTGGCAAAACCAGCTCTTGTGTGGTGATGGGGTAGTAAAAAGCAAGAGTTACTGGAATGATAAATTTTCTGGTGAGCTGCCGGTTTTAAATATGGCGACAGACTTTCCCAGACCTGAAGTCAGAACTACTGCAGGTGCTATACACCAGATGATCATTAATGAAGAACTTACACAAGCTCTCAATAAACTGAGTCTGGAACAGGAAGCAAGTTTGTTTATGGTACTTCTTTCGTCTGTTAAGGCCCTGTTATTCAGGTATACAGATCAGACGGATATCATCATTGGAACTCCTATTGCCGGAAGAGAGCATATTGACCTGGAAAATCAGATTGGATTGTACTTAAACAGTCTGCCATTGCGCACCGGATTTAAAAAGAATGAAACCTTTAAATCACTCCTTCAATTAGTAAAAGAAGTTGTACTTGATGCGTTCACTCATCAGAGTTATCCCTTTGACAAGTTAATCGAAGACCTTAATATAGAAAGGGATACAAGCCGCTCTCCATTATTTGATGTAGTTGTTATGTTCGACAATACCGAGCTTACCGGGCCGACGGTAAAAGAACTTGCCGGAATAAAAGTTACTCCCTATGAGTCTGATAACAGGATTAATACCATTGATATCAGAATTGTTTTCAGAGAAGCCAATGGTATTATAGACTTTAGCATAGACTATAATAAAGATGTTTTTAATAGTGAGACTATCAGGACATTTATGGAAAGAATACAAATCCTTCTGGAAAATGTCGTGAAAAACCCTGATATCCTGCTCAGCGATATCTCTTTGTCGCCAGGTAATAATCTGATTCAAAATGAAGAAAATTCACTGGACCAGGTATTTAATCTGAATTTTTAA